From one Sulfurimonas sp. HSL-3221 genomic stretch:
- a CDS encoding OprD family outer membrane porin: MMALSASLMAADNTVAAWFADGKAYGNIRYYYIETDKDNGAGTTSSAHANTIGGELGYETAELHGLKMGATFMTTNPFALPNVVDTSIIGKDNGVRGVADPTQGFSVLGEAYLQYSRGPMTLWYGRKKYETPLIHTKEVRLLPSTVQGGMAAATLGGATLSIGYLDRFKQRTSNDFVNIIEHALGADTETVTGHTAGYVAPVSIVYSGYGAKLEAYDYCSPDFMNALYVGAGYTHALGTSGALLNVGAQYINQQSIGNAADNLESNTSITGGKKLNSNAFGFKATLSHHEGSLFAAYTKVLRSASDHDSLVLPWDGTPLFTNMITSNDLFQSLYGSAFQADSAYIGGTQGIKLAYAQGFDFTGISGFKATVSWAQFSNNRPGYDKDQQDINAVLAYKRDAFSLALKGIWVSNNTGASKDGTVSQLDSLTQYRVIANYTF, from the coding sequence ATGATGGCCCTTTCGGCGTCGCTGATGGCGGCAGACAACACTGTCGCGGCGTGGTTCGCGGACGGAAAGGCATACGGCAATATCCGGTACTACTACATTGAGACGGATAAGGATAACGGCGCAGGCACGACCTCTTCGGCCCACGCCAACACGATCGGCGGGGAACTCGGTTACGAAACGGCGGAGCTGCATGGTCTGAAGATGGGGGCGACCTTCATGACGACCAACCCCTTTGCGCTTCCCAATGTGGTCGATACCTCCATTATCGGCAAGGACAACGGTGTGCGCGGTGTGGCGGACCCGACGCAGGGCTTCTCCGTCCTGGGGGAGGCCTACCTGCAGTACAGCCGCGGGCCGATGACCCTCTGGTACGGCCGTAAAAAATATGAGACACCGCTCATTCATACCAAGGAGGTCCGGCTGCTTCCCTCCACGGTCCAGGGGGGGATGGCCGCGGCAACGCTGGGCGGAGCGACGCTCAGCATCGGCTACCTCGACCGTTTCAAACAGCGCACCTCCAATGACTTCGTCAATATCATCGAACACGCCCTCGGTGCGGACACCGAGACGGTAACAGGGCACACTGCCGGTTACGTGGCCCCCGTCAGCATCGTCTACAGCGGCTACGGCGCGAAGCTGGAGGCGTATGACTACTGCAGTCCCGACTTTATGAATGCCCTCTACGTCGGCGCGGGCTATACGCATGCGCTGGGAACGAGCGGGGCGCTCCTGAACGTGGGGGCGCAGTACATCAACCAGCAGAGCATCGGGAACGCCGCGGACAACCTTGAGAGCAACACGTCTATTACCGGCGGAAAGAAGCTGAACAGCAACGCCTTCGGCTTCAAGGCGACGCTCTCCCACCACGAGGGGAGCCTCTTTGCCGCCTACACGAAAGTACTTCGCAGTGCGAGCGACCATGACTCGCTCGTGCTTCCCTGGGACGGTACGCCGCTCTTTACGAACATGATCACGTCAAATGACCTCTTCCAGTCGCTCTACGGCAGTGCGTTTCAGGCCGACAGCGCCTATATCGGCGGTACCCAGGGGATCAAACTCGCTTATGCGCAGGGATTCGACTTTACGGGCATCAGCGGTTTCAAGGCGACGGTCAGCTGGGCGCAGTTCAGTAACAACCGCCCCGGGTATGACAAGGACCAGCAGGACATCAACGCTGTGCTGGCTTACAAGCGTGACGCCTTTTCACTGGCGCTCAAGGGGATCTGGGTCAGCAACAACACCGGGGCATCCAAGGACGGCACCGTCAGTCAGCTCGACAGCCTCACCCAATACCGCGTGATCGCGAACTACACCTTCTAA